A stretch of the Agelaius phoeniceus isolate bAgePho1 chromosome 1, bAgePho1.hap1, whole genome shotgun sequence genome encodes the following:
- the KLF10 gene encoding Krueppel-like factor 10, with the protein MEMMTEKQRDMKYFWNNTPEKSDYEAVEALISMSCNWKSDIKKHAEMRPITPASDMSEESDEALLPGAADFNAIPAFCLTPPYSPSDLEMSQAIHPLGKALPEAAKPPLATPRREAERSPAARPLKARVTSVIRHTADAQLCDHKTCPVRAASVLQYQDSARREANRKQKAKEEPSVCSAEAPSAATAEASELSEAEGRTAEPAAGPVPLTKSSVSKEESVPEPAEQPAGAAPLSPAQGSGAPPVPVICQMVPLPTNNNVVTAVVPSAAPSQQPALCQPMVFMGTQVPKGAVMFVVPQPVVQGTKAPIVSPNGTRLSPIAPAPGFVPSTAKTTPQADSSRIRSHICGYPGCGKTYFKSSHLKAHVRTHTGEKPFSCSWKGCERRFARSDELSRHRRTHTGEKKFACPMCERRFMRSDHLTKHARRHLSAKKLPNWQMEVSKLSDVAVPPASATAQ; encoded by the exons ATGGAGATGATGACTGAAAAACAGAGAGATATGAAGTATTTCTGGAACAATACGCCTGAAAAAAGCGATTATGAGGCTGTAGAAGCCCTTATTTCTATGAGTTGCAACTGGAAATCAGACATCAAGAAACATGCAGAAATGAGACCTATAACTCCTGCATCTGACATGTCAGAAGAAAGTGACGAGGCTTTGCTTCCTGGAGCAGCAGACTTCAATGCCATACCAGCATTT TGCCTGACCCCTCCCTACAGCCCTTCTGACTTGGAGATGTCGCAGGCGATCCATCCTCTCGGCAAGGCGCTGCCCGAGGCTGCCAAGCCTCCTCTGGCCACACCTCGCAGAGAAGCAGAGAGGTCTCCAGCAGCCAGGCCTCTGAAAGCTCGAGTGACAAGTGTTATCCGCCACACGGCTGATGCCCAGCTCTGTGACCACAAAACCTGCCCTGTGAGAGCAGCCAGTGTGCTCCAATACCAGGACAGTGCTCGGAGGGAAGCAAACAGGAAGCAGAAGGCCAAGGAGGAGCCCTCCGTGTGCTCTGCCGAGGCACCGAGTGCAGCCACTGCTGAGGCCAGCGAACTGTCCGAGGCAGAGGGAAGAACTGCAGAGCCAGCTGCTGGTCCCGTGCCCTTGACAAAGTCCTCGGTGAGCAAGGAGGAGtctgtccctgagccagcagagcagccagcgGGGGCAGCACCGCTGTCCCCTGCCCAAGGCAGCGGGGCCCCCCCTGTGCCAGTGATTTGCCAGATGGTCCCACTGCCCACGAACAACAATGTGGTGACGGCCGTGGTGCCCAGCGCCGCGCCGAGCCAGCAGCCTGCCCTCTGTCAGCCCATGGTCTTCATGGGCACCCAGGTTCCCAAGGGTGCTGTCATGTTTgttgtgccccagccagttgTGCAGGGCACAAAGGCTCCCATTGTTAGTCCAAATGGCACGAGACTCTCTCCCATTGCCCCCGCTCCTGGCTTTGTACCTTCTACAGCAAAAACCACTCCTCAGGCTGATTCTTCAAGAATAAGAAGTCACATTTGTGGCTACCCAGGATGTGGGAAAACGTACTTCAAGAGCTCCCATTTGAAGGCTCACGTCAGAACACACACAG GAGAGAAGCCGTTCAGTTGCAGCTGGAAAGGCTGCGAGAGGAGGTTTGCCCGCTCTGATGAACTGTCTCGGCACCGCAGGACGCACACCGGGGAGAAGAAGTTTGCCTGCCCGATGTGCGAGCGGCGCTTCATGCGCAGCGACCACCTCACGAAGCACGCGCGTCGCCACTTGTCAGCAAAGAAATTACCCAACTGGCAGATGGAAGTGAGCAAGCTCAGTGATGTAGCCGTGCCACCAGCCTCTGCGACCGCCCAGTGA